GCTCCGGTCTTTCGCCTccgcctgttgcgttgaggtgtgCTGTCGATCTAGGTGGTCAtcgacccgtgtggagcgcagcctcgggGTTGGCGTGTGGTGTTGTGTTGTACGGTTTTTTGGCCAGTTTCCCTCATAAACGGgccaactcttttctcctatatcaatgaaaggAAAATCTTTtgccccgtttcaaaaaaaaaaaatccttccCAACCTTCGGTAGTAAATTTTCCTTCCCCTGGATGCACTGCCATATTCTTTCTTTTAGGTACTCAAACTCTTTACATTTTGACTCCCCCAAATGAATAGAGAGTCCTAGGTATCTCTCATTTCTTGATTCATGCGGGATGCCAGCATACCAATCACGGCCTCCTTCACCCTAACAGATGTTCCTTTACTAAACATCGCGGAGGATTTATCTTTATTGATCATTTGTCCAGAAGCTGCCTCATACACAGCCAACACATGCTGTAACTTTGCTGCATTTTACACATTTCCTCTCATGACATATGACAATAAGGAAATCATCCGCGAAAAAAAAAGATGATTTATATTAGGAGCATTCTTACATAGTTTGATCCTCTTCAGCATGGTATAGAAGAGCCGTGAGCCCTTCCTCACACAAGATTAATAGATAGGGTGACAAAGGATCCCCTGTTGGAGGCCTCTCTCCAGTAGAAAAGGATCCATCAGATTTCTACTAACTTTGACCCGGTAAGACATTGATCTAGCACAGTTCATGACCACCTGTATCCACATATCAGCAGAGCCCAACTTCCCCATGATCCTCTCCAAAAAAATTCCATTCCACACGATCGTATGCTTTGCTCATATCCAACTTGACTCCAACCATGCCATCTCGACCACCTTTCTTTTTATGCATCATATGCGTAATCTCATAGGCTAACAAAATATTATCAGTGATCATTCGGCCCGACACAAAAGCTGACTGTGTAGGAGAGATTATATGAGGGAGTATCACTTTAAGCCGGTTTGCCAGGACCTTGGAAATGTTTGTACAACACGTTGCACAGGCTAATTGGACGAGACTCCGTGATACACTCACGACCTTGGAATTTCGGGTTCTCCAAATCCTCTGTTGTGTCACAATACATTATCTTGAATTGATCTTGATGGTTCCAGAATTGATCACTTTtgcttcgacacgatacgatacaTTAAGGAAAGATCAGTGGTTAGTCACTGACCGTGTTAGGAGAAATTTCCTTCAAAGAAGAGACCACCATTGCAAAAGAAAAAGAAGCGAGCAATGCATATATCTTGTGATAAAGTTCATTTCTCATATGCCGTTGGAATGTCCAGTTTTCCAAATCATGTATTGTGTCCATGACAAGGTGGCTTCAGACCCACGTGTCATCGGATGGATAGAACGAGTGGCCTGCAAATATCTTGTTGCTGCAGAATACTCAATTGGACAGCACAGCATCCTGAATTAATCTTGATGGTTCCAGAATTACTCACTATTGCTTTGACACAATACATTAATTAAGGTAAAGAAAAAGGCCTAGAAGACAGAATCATCTCTTTGTTCTGATCAGAAAATTTACATGATGTGGTGGAAGAAACcataaactgaaaaaccaaaatgAAGAGGCTCTAGGGCCTGTGACAGCGCAAAATTGGCACTAGGCTTCGTTCTGATTATGTGTTGCCTAAACTTCAGATCCAAATGGACTCCCATGATTACTGAAATCATCGTCAAGAGATCTCCTCGTCGCCTCCCACAGCTGAGACTCGACTCCCAGCTTCTTCAGCTCATGAAGTCCTCTATCAACTTTTTTACATAGTTTACCAaaacaagaaagaaaaaaaatatgaTTACGGTTTTTAACAACACCATTAGCACACAACTACTAGTGTTTAGCAAGGTAAAGGATAAAAAAAGAATGCAAAGTCCTGGTACTTCTGATCATGGTTTCAGTCGAACAAGTTGTGTTTTCTTTGTTTAGAATATGTTATGCAAGCTGTAAAGAATTGTTGATTATGCAGAAGATGACCCTGATCTTGATTGTAGTGGGAGGGAGGCTACCTTCGATGACATCGCTTGTAGTAACTGGCTGATTGCCTTGCTCTATCCAAAATTGTAGCCGCTCGTCAGCTATATCTTCCTCTACATCATGATTTTTGGCCCGCCTCCAAAAGTATGTCAACCATGCCTGTGGCATAATCGTTAGCTCTTCGACGTAACATTCACTAGAAGTCAAAGCAAATGGGACTTTTTTCAAGAGAAAACGCAAAGCAAATTTGAGCACTGACAAGAACCAAGACACGCATCAGAGGAACATGAATAGGTATATGAGTTTCCATAAAAAAACTTAACTCGTATATTCCTATGACAAACATAATTGATCATGTTTTGTCTTTGATACACAGAACCCCCAAAAAATACTAATTTCGGTTAATCTACAGAAAAATTGTCTAAACACATAGCATGGATGACAGATTATGTTTGTACCTGCTTGAAGCGTACATCTTCCCGCTCTTCCTCACTTAACTCTGGGAAAAGCAACATGACAGCACGTAGTTAGGAAAGGGCATTGATTTAGGAGTAGTGTTTTTCACAGGTCATAGATGCCTAAGGAAATTAGTGAAGACAAGAACTAACCGAGTGGCTCTGAAGAGCTGTGATTTTCAGCGGGATAAACTGGGCCTGCAGAAGGAAGCTTAGTAATCATAAAAATGGCTACATTTATCTGTCCAATGCCATCAAGTAGATTTAGCAGCATGAATTTTCAGGACATGTGACTTGGCGTGGTTGATTCTAGGAACTTGCTCTAAACACACCAATATAAAGTTGTTGGACTAAACAACTATTTTTTGTCCAGTAGTTTTCTTGGAGTGATTTTCATGTGCATCAATTATATTAAGAGACTGTAACTGCGCCTTTACCCTCTCTTTTTTTGCACTGTCAGCTTGCTGTAGCATTAGGAATCTGACGAAATCGGCAATTGGATGCGCATAGATGCTATGTGTTACCAAATTGTTAACACCGCCACCTAGAGTCCTGGAGTCTTTTGCGGAACTTTTACTAGTTTATCTTAGTAGACATATCATACAGTAAAATATTAAAGATAGAAGTATAAGAAATGAGTACATTTTGGAGAAGCCACCTGAGAGAGGTCTGAAACGTCGATGTTCTGCTAAAGCGAGCATGATTGCATCTTCTACCTTCAAAGGAAACATGAGATTATTGCTCCCGCAATAGAAATCAGAAACATAATACAGCTCTCTTCTTTATGAGAATATGTGAAAGCAAATTCAGTGACACAAAGTAGTAACTCTAATAGTTACAGGGCTCTGAAGATTGACAAGCCACtttctgttttaaccaagtagaaCTGATATGATACATCAATTATTTTCTGTATCACTCGATGTAGTTAAGAAATAGTCAAAACAATGAACTAGACATCAAGATGAATTAACAGAAGATGACTTTCATCTGGGAATTTGCCACACCAACTTATACACTATCGACAATAATTTTGTTTATTATGTACTATGAATCTCATCAACTTCGATCAGTTAGGATACCTCTGAAAGAAACTCATAGATTGAGACAAGCATCAAACAGAGAAAGTATTGAGAAACACCTTGAGCGAAGCTAATTCGCGCAGTCCTTTCTCAACTAGAAGCATGCTTTCAATATTTCCGTCTCCAGCCGTATCATTTACGTCATTATCTGGTACCACATGAACAAATCACGAACAGAAGTGGTGTGATTGAAATCATGATATTATAACATCTCTGATACAATTAAAAAATTATACTAAATCCCTTTAAAAATGTCAGAAATATATTAAACCCTCCAGATGAGATCTTTTGCACCTACGGGAAAAATGTAAGTAATTTACTCTACTAGGCAAAAATGTATTTAGAATTCATATTTTAGTTGCATGTACAAAATACGAAGGGAAAATCTATATCTTCTGCGGCAAAAAAAATATAATGTCCAACTATATGCCACACAGATTTATATATGTCCTTTCCAGTTTCATTTTTAGCTAGAAACCAGAATCCTTACAGGGATTTTTAATTTATCTATGTTATATCATGTCAGGGATTTTCAACTTGTCTACTGTATGTTATATCATGTCATGCAATCTGGCCTTCACCTCCATGTGTCATGACATAATGTAGAGTAATCTAAATGTTAGCTGCTTGTACCAACAGCTTCATGGTGGTACAATAATCATAATGAAGAGACCAAAAGATGGATTTTGAAAGGGATTCTGACCTGATAAAGTTCCATCTCTAGCCTTTTGTCCAATTGATAGGACAACTTCAAGTGCAAGTGGTGCAACTGAGGACCAGTGTTCTAATTTTTGCTCAGCTATATCAGAATGTATACCTAAGATAGAAAAGTTTGCATTAGCCAACTATTTTAATACTTTCGACATCAAATGTTCTTACAAATTTGACTGCATATTTATGGATGAGAAACCTTTTCTCATGAAGAATATCAAATTTGTCCTGATAATAGCTCATAATAAAATGTGACAGGCCAGACAGATATAGTAAGCTTCAGAGAATAATCATAGCCAAGTAATGAGCGAATATCGATATGGATACCTAAACAAAATTCACTTGAAACAGGAGATAATGCTAGAGGACACTCTTTAAAAGACAAACTATGTGAAATGTTTATGGCAGCATTAGCTTCTGAATTCGTATGGACAGAACAAGCAAGGGAAATAATGCATCCTTTAGCCCTTAGTTCCTCAATGTCATCAATTAAAATGGAGGAGATTTGCTTTCTAAGGTTTGACAAATATATGTGTTGCCTGTTGCTTTTTTGTGCTGTAATTGAACTagagaaattcaagaaaattaatTAGACTGTATATTACAGGAAGATTATCTCAGTACCAAGTCTAACAGATAATTTCCAGTAGCGCGCAAGCCAACATCTCTTTAGCACCACCTCCTCCTGATAAAGGATTTTCATGAAAGGCAATAGATCTAAAAAAACGAAGCGTCAGAATATGAACAGGCTAGGAAGCCTACACACCATTTCTTCTTGTGACAGCATCATTCTATTGGATGTTGCATGAAGAGATCTCTGTTCTGATCCAGCACCTTTTACACGCCGAGATACAGATGTGACCAACTCGCTAGCAACCTACCAACAGTATAAATAAAAGTTTAGGCTTGCAAAGCATGACTCTGGAAAAATAATTCAGAAAATGAGTCACCACATTTGGTAAACTATTCACCTTTGCTTCTGATCGAAGGGCTGTAATCTCATCACAGCTTGCACTGTTAACCCTTCTTGAAGCAATTCTCATTGAAGCCTAAGAGAAAATAAATCTCAAGTTCATAAAGAGCTAGTAAGAAAAATCTTAGAATTTTTCAGTTATTTTTCGCCGTAATTTCTAACTTTGTTTTATGAAATGAAGAAAATTCAGTATTCCTGAAGGCCAACAACCAAGGCCTAACTGTGGGGATGCAATCAGCCTATCAAAGGGTTAATCATGAGGCAAATGAACCAATGGGGGCTGACTGCCTCCAATAGGCCCTAGAAGGGTCGACAGACCTGTGTGGGGGTTGAGTCGACAGTTGCTTCCAGTCAATCACGGTCTGGCAGCAATCTGCCGGCCTCCCATATGCCTACCTACGTCTTCTTTATACAGCTCCCCATTGGCCAATTGCCCCAGTCGGCCATTGATTGGCATACGGAGCTACATTATGAAATTTTGCCAAGAAGCAAGTTGCCAATGGTGTGCACTGTGAAGAATCTATTTGTTCCTTAAAACGAACTAAGTATTGACCATCGAAAAACAAGAGCTTAGCACCTAAAGCAACACATCACGACACAAAACCGGACTAAAATTAAAATAAACTTTCACTTTTAGTATCTGCGCAAAGGGTTGAGCAGGAGAAGCTTGGTATAGAAATATACCTTTCTCTGTTCTAGTGCTGCAGCCCTTCTGATAGACAAGATGGAAAACATGGTTTAAAATATGAAGAACATATTGATAAAAAAGAAATGGTGCGGTTTAGTAAATCACATACCTACTAATCAAATTGACCTCTGGTTCTATAGCATCACCAATAATAGAAGCCTGAAATTCAAATAGCAAAGCTCGATTGACACAAAACATGGATATAACAAAACGTGAGTGCCAACATACTGATGCAAACTGCTTCCATAATGTAGAAATTGAGCCAAtgagtttgcatatttggtcttcaGTGGCTCGAGGAGTAGGCCTGAAACTTGGTTTTCGTTTGTCGTACAGCTATTGACCACAGGCCAGTTCGATAGTAACAAAATCCCTCCTCTCTGTTGAAGCTTCTGGTTTGTTAAGTTATTTCTTTGTTTCGAGAACATTTGAGTTAAAGGGCCAAATGCCATAGTTAGTTTTGAGCAATTGAAGGAAAATCTAGAAGTTTTGTCTTTCTTAGATCTTAATTTCATTTCTGAGACGCCATGTAAAAGATGAACTCAAATGTGACACTGAGTCATGCAAAAATCTCCAAATAGATTATGCAGACGTAGTACTAGCCTCTATGGAAAAACCTAAAATAAAAGTACAGTAGGATTAAACCAGATAATCAACTAGTACAGAACTAAATATCATAAATTCAGCATTTTTAATGACAGAAATTAACCTGTCTCTCCATGTTTATGGACTTGGCATCTGCTTCATCAGATCTATCGTCTTCAAGCTGAAGCTGGGAAGATGCATTCACATAACAGGGATGTTGAGTGCTTCAAACAAGTAAAAGTAAAATTCATAATCGTAATTTTATCTCACCTTGTCGTACATGCTATCATTTTCCATTTGAAGTGTGTTAAGCTGCAAGGGTGGCATCCAAGAATCACAGGAATGTTCCATATAATATACTACTTTATCTTAATGTATGTACATGTTGAACGAGGATTTTAGCATACAGTGGAGCAAAAAAAATGTTGGGCAACCTagagaaatttttttttttacaatgCACCAAGATCCTCAGCTTTTGCTTTTGCTTTTCCTCGGGAAGAACGTATCATGTTCTGGACATTCAATCATTATTATTTCTTACAAAAGTATTTTTCATGACATGAATTACCTCATCattaagagaagaagaagagcggCGTCCTCTCATCGAGCTTCCAAGATCAACCGATCTCCTAAGGATGATGTAGCCTATATTACTTACCATGTGATTATAAAGACATAATATTCAAAAGTTAACAAATACTTAATGAGATAGAAAAATAACTCCAGGAAAGGATGTCACAAAAGTATAACGAGCGCACTTGTTATGTAACTGGACACTGTCCCTGAATTAACCCTTGCCTTAACATTTTCAaatatttttttgttttgttataaATTAATTATAATTTAGTTGATGAATTTATCTTATTGTTCGTGTGATATCTGTGCATTAAAAAAATCTCCTAGCCGTGTTTTAAAAAACTGCAACAATTCACTTCATTCGAATCTATTCTTCCAGTGTCCCATCAAATTTAGCCCCAAGCATACCATGTTTGTGAATTTGGATCGGCCATCTCCATATCAAGCGCGCAACCCAAATGTTTTAAGTTTACATAATCTAGGAGGTGGCGCTTCTGATACTCCCAATGCAGAAATTGTGAATCATGCTGT
This Lolium perenne isolate Kyuss_39 chromosome 1, Kyuss_2.0, whole genome shotgun sequence DNA region includes the following protein-coding sequences:
- the LOC127330534 gene encoding uncharacterized protein, coding for MDRSSSRPASPGYGRRGAYAQQHSHGASSAQTSPGGSPTASPVHRHSRSGSLGGAGSASTVGRRGAGAAAAARNSAARAAAQRLARVMGGGGGGDAGSGSDDEDYELSGPPIELSITPRRPGNRSPSPSIGRYLADQAPVSRPPSLTNRYVPGKSVPMIPSIKQSNRPATSGPGSESSAPSRREQRRSVDLGSSMRGRRSSSSLNDELNTLQMENDSMYDKLQLEDDRSDEADAKSINMERQASIIGDAIEPEVNLISRRAAALEQRKASMRIASRRVNSASCDEITALRSEAKVASELVTSVSRRVKGAGSEQRSLHATSNRMMLSQEEMEEVVLKRCWLARYWKLSVRLGIHSDIAEQKLEHWSSVAPLALEVVLSIGQKARDGTLSDNDVNDTAGDGNIESMLLVEKGLRELASLKVEDAIMLALAEHRRFRPLSGPVYPAENHSSSEPLELSEEEREDVRFKQAWLTYFWRRAKNHDVEEDIADERLQFWIEQGNQPVTTSDVIEVDRGLHELKKLGVESQLWEATRRSLDDDFSNHGSPFGSEV